The genomic DNA AGATTTCCGAGATCTCCTGCTGACGGCTGATTTCCGACGAGGACCCGCGGCCGCGCATCAGCTGGATGTAGTCGACGATGACCAGATCGAGCCCATGCTCGGCCTTCATTCGCCGCGCCTTCGCGCGAACTTCGAGGGCGGTCAGGCCCGGACTGTCATCGATGAAGATCCGCGTATCGCTCAGGCGACCCGCGGCGGACGTGAGCTTCCCCCAATCGGCGGCGGCGAGCCTCCCCGTGCGAACCGCCAGGGAGCTCACCCTGCCCTCCGACGAGAGGAGCCGCTGGACGAGCTGCGCCGCAGACATCTCGAGGCTCAGGATCAGGATCTTGCTTCCGTGACGGACGCCGGCGTTCAGGGCGATATGCAACGCGAAGGCGCTCTTGCCCATGCTGGGGCGACCGGCGATCAGAATCAGATCCGAGGGCTGCAGGCCGGCCGTCATCTCATCGAGCGGACGGATCCCGGTCGGGAGCCCCGTGATCTGCTCCTGCCGTTCGTAGAGCCGCTCGATGTACTTGAACGTGTCCTGGAGGATCGCCCCCACGGGCAGCGCGCTTCCTTGGAGGCGCCGCTCGGCGAGACTGAAGATTCTCCGCTCGGCGTCGTCCACCAGGACCTGGACGTCCTCCTTGGCCTCGAACGCCTGTGTGATGATCTGGGTCGAGGTCTGGATGAGCTCGCGCAGGACGGCCATGTCGCGCACGATGTGGGCGTACGAGATGAGGTGGGCCGCGATCGACGCCTGCTCGACGAGGAGGGCCAGCGCCGCCGGGCCGCCCACGAACTCGAGCTGGTCCGAGCGCCGGAGCTCCTCCTGCAGCGTGAGCACGTCGACGGGCTGGCCGCGCTCGAAGAGCCGCTGCATGGCCTCGTACATGGACCGGTGGGCCTCGGTGTAGAAGTCCGAGGGGCGGAGGACCTCGATGACGCGGGGGAGCGTCTCGCGCCCTTCCAGGAGCACGGCGCCCAGCACCGCACGCTCCGCGTCCAGGTTGTGGGGCGGGATCCGCGCCGGTACTTCGACGGGGCTCACGGGCGCGTCTCACCACACATCGACATCATGCGGCCCGATGTTGAGCGCGCCGCTTCGATCCGGTCAAGAAAAATCTGTCGGAAACGTCGGCCCGGTGCAGAAGCCGTGGACAGACGGTGGGCATCGCGTGAAGAGCCGGTGTATGAGAAACGGGGCGCTACTCGCGGACGACGCTGACCCGGAGCTGGGCGGTGACGTCGTGGTGGAGCCGCACGGCGACGGTGAACTCGCCCAGCGTCTTGATCGGCTCGTCGAGCACGATTCGCCGCCGCTCGACCTTGACGCCGTGCTTGTCCAGGAACTCCGCCACGTCCTGCGAGGTGACGGACCCGAAGAGCTTGCCCTCCTCGGACGCCTGACGGCGATCCTCGTACACGAGCGCGTCGATGCGCGCGCGCAGCGCCTCGGCGTCCGCCTGGATGCGGCTCGCCTTGGCGTCCTGCTGCGTCTTGATGTGCTCGAGGTTTTTCAGATTACCGGCCGTGGCGCTGAGCGCGAGCTTCTTCGGGATCAGGTAGTTGCGCGCGTACCCGTCGGAGACCTCGCGCACCTCCCCGCGGCGGCCGACCTTGGTGACGTCGTCGAGCAGGATGATTTTCATCGGGCCCGCTATTCCGTCGCGAGGTACGGCAGCAGTGCCACCGTGCGCGCGCGCTTGATCGCGTGCGTGAGCTGGCGCTGGTGCCGCGCGCAGCTGCCGGAGATGCGGCGCGGGATGATCTTGCCCCGCTCGCTGACGAGCGTCCGGAGGCGCCGGATGTCCTTGTAGTCCACCAGGTCCACCTTGTCGGCGCAGAACTTGCAAACTTTCCGCCGGCCGAACCGGCGGCGCTTCATTGGCTTCTGGGCTTGCGGAATGGCTCTCCCTCCCTAGAACGGAACGTCGTCGTCGCCGCCGCCCGCCTTCGGCTCCTCGCCGAACGCCGGCTCGGCGGCCGGTACCGCGGCGGGCGTCGCCGCCGCCTTGCCGCGCCCCATGAACTGGACCCGCTCGGCCACGACCTCGATCACGGTCCGCTTCTGGCCGTCCTTCCCTTCCCACTCGCGCGTCTGCAGCCGGCCCTCGACGAGGATCGGGCTGCCCTTGTCGAGGTACTCGCCGCAGCTCTCCGCCTGCTTGCCCCACACCACCACGGTGAGAAAGCACGTCTCCTCCCGCTTCTCGCCGCCTTGCGTGGTGTAGTTGCGGTTCACCGCCATCCGCACGTCGGCCACGGCGGTGCCGCTCGGGGTGTAACGCAACTCCGGGGGCCGGGTCAAGTTACCGATCAGGAAGACCTTGTTGAGGCTCGCCATCAACCGACCTCCTCGAGCACCGCTGGCGTTTTCGCCGGCCGAGCCTTCTTGCGGATCGGAACGCGCGTGCTGAGAAAGCGCAGGACGTTCTCGTTGAGCCGGAGCTGACGCTCGAATTCCTTCACCATGGAGGGCTCGGCGGAAACCTCGAGCACCGCGTACGTGCCTTCCCGCTGCTTCTTGATGTCGTACGCCAACCGGCGCTTTCCCCAGTTGTCCACCTTCTTGACCTCCGCGCCGAGCGTCTTGGCCTGCTCGCCGAGCTGCTCGAGCAGCGCGGCGACCTCCTCGTCGGTCGGACGCGGGTCGACGATGACCAGAATTTCGTAGGGCCGCAGTTCACTCACCTCCCGGGGACGGACTCAAGCGCCTCACCGTATCAAACATCGGGAGACCCTGCAACGTCAACGCCGCGAAACAGATACGGCCCGGGCCGTTTCCAGCCCGGGCCGCCGCCCGCGCATCGCGCGGGCTCCATCAGATCCTTATCGGCGGGGGCCGTCGAGGCCCCCTCCGACCTTAATACATGTCCCCGTGCGGCATCGCCGGCGCCGCGGCCGGCTTGTCCTCCGGGATGTCCGTGATGAGCGCCTCGGTCGTGAGCAGCAGCGAGGCGATCGACGCCGCGTTCTGCAGCGCCACGCGCTCGACCTTCGTCGGGTCGATGATCCCCGCCTGCACCATGTCGACGAACTCCATGCTGTCGGCGTCGAACCCCCGGGTGGCCACCGTCTCGTGCTTCACCTTCTCGACGATGACGCTGCCCTCGGCGCCCGCGTTCTCGACGATCTGGCGGATGGGCTCCTCGAGCGCCCGCCTGACGATCATCGCGCCCACCTTCTCGTCTCCCTCGAGCTTCTTGAGGCCGTCGACCGCCTTGGCGGCGCGGAGCAGCGCCACGCCGCCGCCCGGCACGATGCCTTCCTCGACCGCCGCCCGGGTCGCGTTGAGCGCGTCCTCCACGCGAGCCTTCTTCTCCTTCATCGCGGTCTCGGTCGCCGCGCCGACCTTGATGACCGCCACGCCGCCCGCCAGCTTCGCCAGCCGCTCCTGCAGCTTCTCGCGGTCGTAGTCGCTGGTCGTCTCCTCGATCTGGGCGCGGATCTGCTTGATGCGCCCCTCGATCGCGCTGGCCTTGCCCGCGCCCTCGACGAGCGTGGTGTTGTCCTTGTCCACGACCACCTTCTTGGCTTTCCCGAGATCGTCGAGCTTGATGTTCTCGAGCTTGATCCCGAGGTCCTCGGTGATCGCCTTGCCGCCGGTCAGGGTGGCGATGTCCTCGAGCATGGCCTTGCGCCGGTCGCCGAAGCCCGGGGCCTTCACCGCGCAGGTGTGCAGCGTCCCGCGAAGCTTGTTGACCACGAGCGTCGCCAGCGCCTCGCCCTCGATGTCCTCGGCGATGATGAGCAAGGGCTTGCCGGCCCGCGCGACCTGCTCGAGCAACGGCAGCATGTCCTTCATCACGCTGATCTTCTTCTCGTGGATGAGGATGAGCGCGTCCTCGAGCACGCACTCCATGCGCTCGGCGTCGGTGACGAAGTAGGGCGAGAGGTAGCCGCGGTCGAACTGCATGCCCTCGACCACGTCCAGGATCGTGTCGGCCGACTTCGACTCCTCGACCGTGATGACCCCGTCCTTGCCGACCTTCTCCATCGCCTCGGCGATCAGGTTGCCGATCGTCTTGTCGTTGTTCGAGGCGATCGTGGCGACCTGGGCGATCTCCTTCTTGTCCTTCGTCGACTTCGAGACCTTCTTCAGCTCCTCGACCACGGCCTCAACGGCGGCCTCGATGCCGCGCTTGAGCGCCATCGGGTTGGCGCCCGCGGTCACGTTGCGGAGCCCCTCCCGGAAGATGGCTTGGGCGAGGACCGTGGCGGTCGTCGTGCCGTCACCCGCGATGTCCGAGGTCTTCGAGGCGACCTCCTTCAGCATCTGGGCGCCCATGTCCTCGTACGGGTCCTTCAGCTCGATCTCCTTGGCGACGGTGACGCCGTCCTTGGTGATCGTCGGGCTGCCGAACTTCTTGTCGATGACGACGTTCCGGCCCTTCGGCCCCAGCGTGGCCTTCACGGCCTCCGCCATGATGTTGATGCCCCGGAGCAGCGCCGCCCGGGCCTCCTCTTCGAACTTCAGCTGCTTCGGCATGGATCGGGTTCCTCCTTACTCGAGAATGGCGAGGACGTCTTCCTCGCGCAGGATGAGGTACTCTTTGTCGTCGATCTTGACCTCCGCGCCGGAGTACTTCCCGAAGAGGATCTTGTCCCCCGTCTTCACGTCGAGGGG from Candidatus Methylomirabilota bacterium includes the following:
- the dnaB gene encoding replicative DNA helicase, whose amino-acid sequence is MSPVEVPARIPPHNLDAERAVLGAVLLEGRETLPRVIEVLRPSDFYTEAHRSMYEAMQRLFERGQPVDVLTLQEELRRSDQLEFVGGPAALALLVEQASIAAHLISYAHIVRDMAVLRELIQTSTQIITQAFEAKEDVQVLVDDAERRIFSLAERRLQGSALPVGAILQDTFKYIERLYERQEQITGLPTGIRPLDEMTAGLQPSDLILIAGRPSMGKSAFALHIALNAGVRHGSKILILSLEMSAAQLVQRLLSSEGRVSSLAVRTGRLAAADWGKLTSAAGRLSDTRIFIDDSPGLTALEVRAKARRMKAEHGLDLVIVDYIQLMRGRGSSSEISRQQEISEISRSLKALAKELNVPLVALSQLSRAIEARGDNTPRLSDLRESGALEQDADLILFLHRPSFYSRDPSDEPRKTAEIHIGKQRNGPTGKVEVSFLPEYGRFETLADLHRQPQPF
- the rplI gene encoding 50S ribosomal protein L9; the protein is MKIILLDDVTKVGRRGEVREVSDGYARNYLIPKKLALSATAGNLKNLEHIKTQQDAKASRIQADAEALRARIDALVYEDRRQASEEGKLFGSVTSQDVAEFLDKHGVKVERRRIVLDEPIKTLGEFTVAVRLHHDVTAQLRVSVVRE
- the rpsR gene encoding 30S ribosomal protein S18, whose amino-acid sequence is MKRRRFGRRKVCKFCADKVDLVDYKDIRRLRTLVSERGKIIPRRISGSCARHQRQLTHAIKRARTVALLPYLATE
- a CDS encoding single-stranded DNA-binding protein, whose amino-acid sequence is MASLNKVFLIGNLTRPPELRYTPSGTAVADVRMAVNRNYTTQGGEKREETCFLTVVVWGKQAESCGEYLDKGSPILVEGRLQTREWEGKDGQKRTVIEVVAERVQFMGRGKAAATPAAVPAAEPAFGEEPKAGGGDDDVPF
- the rpsF gene encoding 30S ribosomal protein S6, with amino-acid sequence MSELRPYEILVIVDPRPTDEEVAALLEQLGEQAKTLGAEVKKVDNWGKRRLAYDIKKQREGTYAVLEVSAEPSMVKEFERQLRLNENVLRFLSTRVPIRKKARPAKTPAVLEEVG
- the groL gene encoding chaperonin GroEL (60 kDa chaperone family; promotes refolding of misfolded polypeptides especially under stressful conditions; forms two stacked rings of heptamers to form a barrel-shaped 14mer; ends can be capped by GroES; misfolded proteins enter the barrel where they are refolded when GroES binds), with amino-acid sequence MPKQLKFEEEARAALLRGINIMAEAVKATLGPKGRNVVIDKKFGSPTITKDGVTVAKEIELKDPYEDMGAQMLKEVASKTSDIAGDGTTTATVLAQAIFREGLRNVTAGANPMALKRGIEAAVEAVVEELKKVSKSTKDKKEIAQVATIASNNDKTIGNLIAEAMEKVGKDGVITVEESKSADTILDVVEGMQFDRGYLSPYFVTDAERMECVLEDALILIHEKKISVMKDMLPLLEQVARAGKPLLIIAEDIEGEALATLVVNKLRGTLHTCAVKAPGFGDRRKAMLEDIATLTGGKAITEDLGIKLENIKLDDLGKAKKVVVDKDNTTLVEGAGKASAIEGRIKQIRAQIEETTSDYDREKLQERLAKLAGGVAVIKVGAATETAMKEKKARVEDALNATRAAVEEGIVPGGGVALLRAAKAVDGLKKLEGDEKVGAMIVRRALEEPIRQIVENAGAEGSVIVEKVKHETVATRGFDADSMEFVDMVQAGIIDPTKVERVALQNAASIASLLLTTEALITDIPEDKPAAAPAMPHGDMY